In a single window of the Mucilaginibacter defluvii genome:
- a CDS encoding HAD family hydrolase, giving the protein MIRALIYDLDNTIYPVESIADEVFAGLFKLIDNQAEGISSSDIQTAKNELTRRPFQKVADEYGLSDDLKAQAAELLRNLTYNKPMQAFDDYRYVKTLAVDKFLVTTGFVKLQNSKVKMLGIVGDFKQIYVVDPESTEKTKRQMFTQILEKFNYKAEEVLIIGDDPESEIKEAKAVGIKTVLYDPEKRYTDAEADYRITNHRDIGELIL; this is encoded by the coding sequence ATGATACGTGCTCTAATATACGACCTGGACAATACCATCTACCCTGTTGAATCTATAGCCGACGAGGTTTTTGCCGGGTTATTTAAACTTATAGATAATCAGGCTGAAGGCATCAGTTCCTCCGATATCCAAACGGCTAAAAATGAACTTACCCGCCGCCCATTTCAAAAGGTGGCGGACGAATATGGTTTAAGTGATGACCTGAAAGCGCAGGCAGCCGAACTACTTAGAAATCTTACCTACAACAAGCCTATGCAGGCATTTGACGATTACCGCTATGTTAAAACGCTTGCCGTTGATAAATTTTTGGTAACTACCGGTTTTGTAAAGTTGCAAAACAGCAAGGTAAAAATGCTGGGCATAGTCGGAGATTTTAAACAGATCTACGTAGTTGACCCGGAAAGTACCGAAAAAACAAAAAGGCAAATGTTTACGCAAATTCTTGAGAAATTTAACTACAAGGCTGAAGAAGTACTCATTATCGGCGACGACCCGGAATCTGAAATTAAAGAAGCTAAAGCCGTTGGCATTAAAACGGTATTGTACGATCCTGAAAAGCGTTATACTGATGCAGAGGCAGATTACCGTATCACCAATCACCGCGATATCGGCGAGCTGATCTTATAA
- a CDS encoding DinB family protein, translated as MDNKKLPEVWQRGPVAGVPALLQPVAHALLQANEEIGALMKDFPDSLLYETPAGQASPAFHLQHLTGVLDRLFTYARGEVLNEQQLNFLSQEGKLAQIPYTAMALADAFSTQLDKAVEQLRNTDDATLTDFRGVGRAQIPSTVIGLLVHAAEHTMRHTGQLLVTVKVLQAGL; from the coding sequence ATGGATAATAAAAAGCTTCCCGAGGTTTGGCAGCGTGGCCCGGTTGCAGGTGTACCGGCATTGTTGCAGCCCGTAGCACATGCGCTATTGCAGGCAAATGAGGAAATTGGTGCATTAATGAAAGATTTTCCGGATAGCCTGCTTTATGAAACGCCCGCCGGACAGGCCTCGCCTGCTTTCCATTTGCAGCACTTAACCGGTGTGCTCGACAGGCTTTTTACTTATGCCCGCGGCGAAGTGCTGAATGAACAGCAGCTTAATTTTCTGTCTCAAGAAGGTAAGCTGGCTCAAATACCATACACTGCAATGGCTTTGGCTGATGCTTTTAGCACGCAGCTGGATAAGGCCGTGGAGCAATTGCGTAATACTGATGATGCGACACTTACTGATTTTAGAGGAGTAGGCAGGGCGCAAATACCATCAACCGTTATAGGTTTGCTGGTACATGCCGCCGAGCATACCATGCGGCATACCGGCCAGTTGTTGGTTACAGTAAAGGTGTTACAAGCCGGATTATAA